From the Trifolium pratense cultivar HEN17-A07 linkage group LG4, ARS_RC_1.1, whole genome shotgun sequence genome, the window TGTTCAGTTCTGGTGTAGCTATATGACAGTGCCCCTTAATGTGATAGTTTCACAGGTTAGCTTAAACTTTCTAAGAAATCCTTACTCTCATATTTTGTAACATTGTTCCAACAACAATGTGACCTaagtaaatttatttgattatcaTATTCATCATTGTTTACTGCAGATGGGATCGCGATGTAAGAAGGCTCTAGTGACAGAGAGTGTTAGAGATTCCTTACACAGTTGGTGTAAGAGAGTAAAACAGAAATCTAAGCATGATCATTCTCTGCATTCACATACCGCTAGATCAATATGTTCCCTGGGATCAACAATCGATGAGAGGGATGAGATAACAGTGGTATCTGGCACTCTAACTCGAACAACTTCCTTAGACTTAGAGTCTTTGAATCAGATGACAGTAACTTCAGTAGACCAGCTGAATTTTCTGACTTCAAACAACCTCGATGATTCAACCGATTTGTCAGAATCCGTACATATTAATTCACATTACAATAATGTTGACAACGGAGAGGAAGCTAAAGTTGAGACTCTTCTTGATTTGTTTCACAAAACATgatcaatattttgttttatataagtCCTACTGCATAACAAGTTGAAATTCTAAAGTATAGTATAGATGTGCAAATCATTCTTAATCGCTATGAAGTATAGAtgtacattatatatatatatatatatatcactatTAGAAGTAATAAATTTAGCACCAAAATTTGGAATATTTCTCTGTATTTTTCTCGTTGTTTTcttccctcttttttttttttatctttaaccCTCTTGTTCTTAGGGGAAAGGGACTCTAATGCTCCGAGCTCAGCCGGAAAATAAGTAATGTTGACCAGCGATTTCTCTAGATGAAATTCAAACGCGATTTCTTCCAAACCGTTGGTAATTAAGTAAAACTCGTTAACCACTTGACGATAGACAATTAGATAGTACATG encodes:
- the LOC123920539 gene encoding MLO-like protein 4: MRHHYMIIIRLTCGVFVQFWCSYMTVPLNVIVSQMGSRCKKALVTESVRDSLHSWCKRVKQKSKHDHSLHSHTARSICSLGSTIDERDEITVVSGTLTRTTSLDLESLNQMTVTSVDQLNFLTSNNLDDSTDLSESVHINSHYNNVDNGEEAKVETLLDLFHKT